A region of Cataglyphis hispanica isolate Lineage 1 chromosome 8, ULB_Chis1_1.0, whole genome shotgun sequence DNA encodes the following proteins:
- the LOC126851642 gene encoding uncharacterized protein LOC126851642 isoform X3: MAPNAEEELLVVKPWGPQPEKERLRPPTYNAEDYAIALRRWGRRPLGTVQDSQGTLPSTTSSSSGYASGSGEMTLRQFTSVSELLNKLRADLRLAFPSFVQEFASPPADGITLLLETLRGVQLAQSSPPSSGQTGPRIGTRRAALDELGCVECLAACGERCADAPRLLVQAQPGLLALAVCLTSSLNRSRVLALQLLTKVCQAPGGHAAVSEAVSTLRLKYGEGGRFRFLAGALLAPRAAIALRVAGVSFLNAFLKSAPRTQTKLYIQAEACEAGLEPQVLHEWLREFDGREEDALTDLLHKEIQKWTHNCVDVDALQRRVMRAEETCRILSKKVSLLQIQLEKRNNSDSEERDKSAPTVLTIVKSPKVSSNGEDEGISSSERSSSPEDTNHQAKINRQKTSPTHSNDQETTIDDVIEELRIIVKDAEEEFSDQTQELNRRANMDQEIICNEQESVKTKLYRSNSKISLNNSESYMYEKISKRDQYTDLKILRSNPCSNTSQNQMKDEQITYFGNDQDYNTDSSGTKRLNIDVPRKISKSSMEGSVKIIIKGPDVEEAIVPAILHPQPPRRAPPCLSAIIAARHCDLTDHAETYNSHDEEIEEETLGDGSDSLLSASRLKYNGKHQIYDEQIRSINANQVQKLNKTTDAIKFGKSCDDLRHFEENENAKDRKIVRSYDISSGSKSRIVTDVGPINRKIDVYTQFDSIPKGFETSSGQSIDQRTIRQHSSKYKSEIEKKKYLCRSASHDYLESNVSSPSQSRRSGSKVECRIRKFESLNSFDEHRSLQNYGRSNGSENLGKREQALLLADLSRFKMRRSESFHHISHRVSKKDQCSSKGESDSGLFYVTDFNLEPLVTRRPRSIDAPKSPNPLTKSLDRIDEGLDSMVDIVITQEQSQWNGGKRQSKTNKCRDEKQLTRSKSIKLDDFCDNSSALKKQVKRDISASRNKHSRNEESVLYHVNNKQLRNDEFYEQQRTHEWNYHNELNYAKSKDDINLEDSPVILSKSSMRHNSFCQKDNIGNKFSGKPNESGIFAGRTYDTFGLGKSRFNAGKYSGNQQTKKENPIGRRNTTSSLIGKRGKVTDDVSGLY, encoded by the exons cttTGTACAGGAATTCGCTTCTCCGCCTGCGGACGGAATTACTTTATTGCTGGAGACTCTACGCGGCGTTCAATTGGCTCAAAGTTCACCGCCAAGCTCGGGACAGACCGGGCCCAGAATCGGTACCAGAAGAGCCGCCCTAGACGAGCTAGGATGCGTGGAGTGTCTAGCCGCGTGCGGCGAACGATGCGCCGATGCGCCGCGGCTATTAGTACAGGCGCAACCTGGTCTACTGGCTCTCGCAGTTTGTCTGACTAGTAGTCTGAACCGGTCTCGAGTTCTGGCTCTTCAG CTCTTGACAAAAGTATGCCAAGCGCCAGGTGGACATGCAGCTGTCTCGGAAGCGGTGTCGACGCTGAGACTTAAATACGGGGAAGGAGGGAGATTCCGATTTTTAGCGGGTGCTCTTTTAGCCCCTAGAGCAGCTATTGCATTGAGAGTTGCGGGAGTTTCGTTTTTAAATGCTTTCTTGAAATCCGCGCCTCGCACACAAACCAAATTGTATATCCAG gcTGAAGCCTGCGAAGCTGGCTTAGAGCCGCAGGTACTTCACGAATGGCTGAGGGAATTCGATGGACGCGAGGAGGATGCTTTAACTGATTTACTGCACAAAGAAATTCAAAAGTGGACACATAATTGTGTTGACGTGGATGCTCTGCAACGTAGGGTGATGCGCGCAGAGGAAACCTGCAGGATACTTAGTAAAAAGGTGTCACTCCTACAGATACAACTTGAGAAACGAAACAATAGTGATTCGGAAGAACGAGATAAATCTGCACCAACAGTTCTCACTATCGTTAAGAGTCCTAAAGTATCCTCGAATGGAGAAGACGAAGGTATTAGCTCCTCGGAAAGATCCAGCAGTCCCGAAGATACGAATCATCAAGCGAAGATCAATCGGCAGAAGACCTCGCCTACGCACAGCAATGATCAGGAAACAACGATAGACGATGTAATCGAGGAACTGAGAATCATTGTAAAGGATGCCGAAGAAGAATTCAGTGACCAAACTCAGGAACTGAACCGTCGTGCTAATATGGATCAAGAAATCATTTGTAATGAACAGGAATCGGTTAAAACCAAATTATACAGATCGAATTCCAAAATCTCGTTGAATAACTCTGAAAGTTATATGTACGAAAAAATATCCAAGAGAGATCAGTATacagatttgaaaatattaaggtCGAATCCGTGCTCCAATACATCTCAAAATCAAATGAAAGACGAGCAAATTACTTATTTTGGCAACGATCAAGATTACAATACAGACTCAAGCGGCACAAAGAGGCTGAACATCGATGTGCCGCGCAAGATATCCAAGTCGTCGATGGAAGGCAgcgtaaaaattatcattaaaggaCCTGACGTAGAAGAAGCGATAGTACCAGCCATTTTGCATCCACAACCGCCAAGAAGAGCGCCACCATGTTTATCGGCTATTATAGCCGCCAGACATTGCGATCTTACTGATCACGCGGAAACATACAATTCTCATGATGAAGAAATCGAAGAGGAAACTCTGGGCGATGGTAGCGATTCTCTGCTGAGCGCTTCCAGGCTCAAGTATAATGGCAAACATCAAATTTACGATGAACAAATTAGAAGTATTAACGCAAATCAGGTgcagaaattaaataagaccACCGATGCTATTAAATTCGGGAAGAGCTGCGATGATCTACGCCACTTTGAGGAAAATGAAAACGCGAAAGACAGAAAAATTGTGAGAAGTTATGACATCTCTAGCGGATCCAAATCAAGAATTGTTACGGATGTCGGACCGATTAACCGAAAAATCGACGTTTACACACAATTCGATTCTATTCCCAAAGGATTCGAGACATCCTCCGGACAATCCATCGATCAACGGACAATTCGTCAACATAGCTCCAAGTATAAAAGCgagatagaaaagaaaaaatatttatgtcgcTCAGCCAGTCACGATTATCTCGAATCAAACGTATCCAGTCCGTCACAATCGAGACGATCAGGTAGCAAAGTGGAATGTCGCATCAGAAAGTTCGAAAGTTTAAATTCTTTCGATGAGCATCGGAGTTTACAAAATTACGGCAGATCGAATGGTTCGGAAAATCTTGGTAAACGAGAACAGGCATTACTACTGGCCGATCTTTCCAGATTTAAAATGCGCAGATCGGAATCTTTTCATCACATATCCCATCGCGTGTCAAAGAAGGATCAGTGCTCATCAAAAGGAGAAAGTGACAGTGGTCTTTTTTATGTCACGGACTTTAATCTGGAGCCTCTTGTCACGAGAAGACCGCGATCAATTGACGCGCCAAAGTCTCCTAATCCGCTAACGAAATCCCTGGATAGGATTGATGAGGGTCTAGATTCGATGGTCGATATCGTTATTACGCAAGAGCAGAGTCAATGGAATGGTGGTAAACGTCAATCAAAAACGAACAAATGCCGCGACGAGAAACAACTCACGAGATCAAAATCAATCAAACTTGATGATTTTTGCGATAACTCTTCCGCGCTTAAGAAACAGGTAAAGCGAGACATTTCCGCTTCTAGGAATAAGCATTCAAGAAATGAAGAATCGGTATTGTACCACGTTAACAATAAGCAGTTAAGAAACGATGAATTTTACGAACAACAAAGAACTCACGAATGGAATTACCATAACGAATTGAATTATGCCAAAAGCAAGGATGACATTAACTTGGAAGATTCACCGGTAATATTGTCGAAAAGCAGCATGAGACATAATTCCTTTTGTCAGAAAGATAATATCGGTAATAAATTTTCCGGCAAGCCGAATGAATCGGGAATTTTCGCTGGACGAACGTACGATACATTCGGTCTCGGAAAGAGTCGCTTCAATGCGGGCAAATACTCGGGGAATCAACAAACTAAAAAAGAGAACCCCATTGGCAGAAGAAACACGACTTCCTCATTGATTGGAAAACGTGGGAAGGTAACAGATGACGTCTCGGGACTTTATTGA
- the LOC126851642 gene encoding uncharacterized protein LOC126851642 isoform X4, translating into MTLRQFTSVSELLNKLRADLRLAFPSFVQEFASPPADGITLLLETLRGVQLAQSSPPSSGQTGPRIGTRRAALDELGCVECLAACGERCADAPRLLVQAQPGLLALAVCLTSSLNRSRVLALQLLTKVCQAPGGHAAVSEAVSTLRLKYGEGGRFRFLAGALLAPRAAIALRVAGVSFLNAFLKSAPRTQTKLYIQAEACEAGLEPQVLHEWLREFDGREEDALTDLLHKEIQKWTHNCVDVDALQRRVMRAEETCRILSKKVSLLQIQLEKRNNSDSEERDKSAPTVLTIVKSPKVSSNGEDEGISSSERSSSPEDTNHQAKINRQKTSPTHSNDQETTIDDVIEELRIIVKDAEEEFSDQTQELNRRANMDQEIICNEQESVKTKLYRSNSKISLNNSESYMYEKISKRDQYTDLKILRSNPCSNTSQNQMKDEQITYFGNDQDYNTDSSGTKRLNIDVPRKISKSSMEGSVKIIIKGPDVEEAIVPAILHPQPPRRAPPCLSAIIAARHCDLTDHAETYNSHDEEIEEETLGDGSDSLLSASRLKYNGKHQIYDEQIRSINANQVQKLNKTTDAIKFGKSCDDLRHFEENENAKDRKIVRSYDISSGSKSRIVTDVGPINRKIDVYTQFDSIPKGFETSSGQSIDQRTIRQHSSKYKSEIEKKKYLCRSASHDYLESNVSSPSQSRRSGSKVECRIRKFESLNSFDEHRSLQNYGRSNGSENLGKREQALLLADLSRFKMRRSESFHHISHRVSKKDQCSSKGESDSGLFYVTDFNLEPLVTRRPRSIDAPKSPNPLTKSLDRIDEGLDSMVDIVITQEQSQWNGGKRQSKTNKCRDEKQLTRSKSIKLDDFCDNSSALKKQVKRDISASRNKHSRNEESVLYHVNNKQLRNDEFYEQQRTHEWNYHNELNYAKSKDDINLEDSPVILSKSSMRHNSFCQKDNIGNKFSGKPNESGIFAGRTYDTFGLGKSRFNAGKYSGNQQTKKENPIGRRNTTSSLIGKRGKVTDDVSGLY; encoded by the exons cttTGTACAGGAATTCGCTTCTCCGCCTGCGGACGGAATTACTTTATTGCTGGAGACTCTACGCGGCGTTCAATTGGCTCAAAGTTCACCGCCAAGCTCGGGACAGACCGGGCCCAGAATCGGTACCAGAAGAGCCGCCCTAGACGAGCTAGGATGCGTGGAGTGTCTAGCCGCGTGCGGCGAACGATGCGCCGATGCGCCGCGGCTATTAGTACAGGCGCAACCTGGTCTACTGGCTCTCGCAGTTTGTCTGACTAGTAGTCTGAACCGGTCTCGAGTTCTGGCTCTTCAG CTCTTGACAAAAGTATGCCAAGCGCCAGGTGGACATGCAGCTGTCTCGGAAGCGGTGTCGACGCTGAGACTTAAATACGGGGAAGGAGGGAGATTCCGATTTTTAGCGGGTGCTCTTTTAGCCCCTAGAGCAGCTATTGCATTGAGAGTTGCGGGAGTTTCGTTTTTAAATGCTTTCTTGAAATCCGCGCCTCGCACACAAACCAAATTGTATATCCAG gcTGAAGCCTGCGAAGCTGGCTTAGAGCCGCAGGTACTTCACGAATGGCTGAGGGAATTCGATGGACGCGAGGAGGATGCTTTAACTGATTTACTGCACAAAGAAATTCAAAAGTGGACACATAATTGTGTTGACGTGGATGCTCTGCAACGTAGGGTGATGCGCGCAGAGGAAACCTGCAGGATACTTAGTAAAAAGGTGTCACTCCTACAGATACAACTTGAGAAACGAAACAATAGTGATTCGGAAGAACGAGATAAATCTGCACCAACAGTTCTCACTATCGTTAAGAGTCCTAAAGTATCCTCGAATGGAGAAGACGAAGGTATTAGCTCCTCGGAAAGATCCAGCAGTCCCGAAGATACGAATCATCAAGCGAAGATCAATCGGCAGAAGACCTCGCCTACGCACAGCAATGATCAGGAAACAACGATAGACGATGTAATCGAGGAACTGAGAATCATTGTAAAGGATGCCGAAGAAGAATTCAGTGACCAAACTCAGGAACTGAACCGTCGTGCTAATATGGATCAAGAAATCATTTGTAATGAACAGGAATCGGTTAAAACCAAATTATACAGATCGAATTCCAAAATCTCGTTGAATAACTCTGAAAGTTATATGTACGAAAAAATATCCAAGAGAGATCAGTATacagatttgaaaatattaaggtCGAATCCGTGCTCCAATACATCTCAAAATCAAATGAAAGACGAGCAAATTACTTATTTTGGCAACGATCAAGATTACAATACAGACTCAAGCGGCACAAAGAGGCTGAACATCGATGTGCCGCGCAAGATATCCAAGTCGTCGATGGAAGGCAgcgtaaaaattatcattaaaggaCCTGACGTAGAAGAAGCGATAGTACCAGCCATTTTGCATCCACAACCGCCAAGAAGAGCGCCACCATGTTTATCGGCTATTATAGCCGCCAGACATTGCGATCTTACTGATCACGCGGAAACATACAATTCTCATGATGAAGAAATCGAAGAGGAAACTCTGGGCGATGGTAGCGATTCTCTGCTGAGCGCTTCCAGGCTCAAGTATAATGGCAAACATCAAATTTACGATGAACAAATTAGAAGTATTAACGCAAATCAGGTgcagaaattaaataagaccACCGATGCTATTAAATTCGGGAAGAGCTGCGATGATCTACGCCACTTTGAGGAAAATGAAAACGCGAAAGACAGAAAAATTGTGAGAAGTTATGACATCTCTAGCGGATCCAAATCAAGAATTGTTACGGATGTCGGACCGATTAACCGAAAAATCGACGTTTACACACAATTCGATTCTATTCCCAAAGGATTCGAGACATCCTCCGGACAATCCATCGATCAACGGACAATTCGTCAACATAGCTCCAAGTATAAAAGCgagatagaaaagaaaaaatatttatgtcgcTCAGCCAGTCACGATTATCTCGAATCAAACGTATCCAGTCCGTCACAATCGAGACGATCAGGTAGCAAAGTGGAATGTCGCATCAGAAAGTTCGAAAGTTTAAATTCTTTCGATGAGCATCGGAGTTTACAAAATTACGGCAGATCGAATGGTTCGGAAAATCTTGGTAAACGAGAACAGGCATTACTACTGGCCGATCTTTCCAGATTTAAAATGCGCAGATCGGAATCTTTTCATCACATATCCCATCGCGTGTCAAAGAAGGATCAGTGCTCATCAAAAGGAGAAAGTGACAGTGGTCTTTTTTATGTCACGGACTTTAATCTGGAGCCTCTTGTCACGAGAAGACCGCGATCAATTGACGCGCCAAAGTCTCCTAATCCGCTAACGAAATCCCTGGATAGGATTGATGAGGGTCTAGATTCGATGGTCGATATCGTTATTACGCAAGAGCAGAGTCAATGGAATGGTGGTAAACGTCAATCAAAAACGAACAAATGCCGCGACGAGAAACAACTCACGAGATCAAAATCAATCAAACTTGATGATTTTTGCGATAACTCTTCCGCGCTTAAGAAACAGGTAAAGCGAGACATTTCCGCTTCTAGGAATAAGCATTCAAGAAATGAAGAATCGGTATTGTACCACGTTAACAATAAGCAGTTAAGAAACGATGAATTTTACGAACAACAAAGAACTCACGAATGGAATTACCATAACGAATTGAATTATGCCAAAAGCAAGGATGACATTAACTTGGAAGATTCACCGGTAATATTGTCGAAAAGCAGCATGAGACATAATTCCTTTTGTCAGAAAGATAATATCGGTAATAAATTTTCCGGCAAGCCGAATGAATCGGGAATTTTCGCTGGACGAACGTACGATACATTCGGTCTCGGAAAGAGTCGCTTCAATGCGGGCAAATACTCGGGGAATCAACAAACTAAAAAAGAGAACCCCATTGGCAGAAGAAACACGACTTCCTCATTGATTGGAAAACGTGGGAAGGTAACAGATGACGTCTCGGGACTTTATTGA